AGCGATGAAGGGCGGCAGCGCCATGCCGAACACGGCCGCCGCCGCGCCGGCCGGGCCGCCGAGCGCCAGTCCCGCCTGATAGGACATGCTGATGCCCATCGCGCCGGGAGCTGCCAGCGAAAGCGCCAGCATGTCGGCCGTTTTTTCTTCGGGCACGACTCCCGTGCGGTTCACCGCTTCCTGGATCAGGCCGATCAGCACGGCGCCGCCGCCGAGCGTGAAGGCGCTGATCTTGAAGATCATCATGAAGATCGAAAAAAGCCCGAGCTTCTTTTCTTCTGCCTGTTCTTCTATCTGTGATTCCACTGGAGGATGCCTCTTTTCTCGAAGTTGAAAACGCCGCTGAAAAAGACGGCGAATTCGTATGGTCAGAACGGTAGCAGAATTGTCGTGGCCTGTCAATGAAAATGTTTTTCGTGTTTCGCGATACAAAATTGGGGATCTGTACCGACGAAAGAGTCGGTTGGATTATGTAATTAAGATGGCATTGCGAAATGCCTTCGCATCAGTTAAAATTTAACACTAGCCATTAAAACCAAGTCATAAAATTTGTGCGGCAAAAACGTTCCATTGTAGAGGAGGAACTGAGTGCATGAACAGAGGAATGTCAATCAGAGGAATTTCCTGGTGCCTGCCGGAACGCTTCGAGACCAACGAGGATCTGGTCAGGGAATTCGGCACGTGGACGCCCGAAAAAATTTATAAGAAAACCGGCATCGTCAGGCGCCATATTGCCGACACCGACAAGCCGGTGTCCCATTATCTGGCCTTGGCGGGCGAGAAATTCTTTGCCGAACATCCGGCGGTTTCCCGCGACAGCATCGACATGCTGGTTGTCTGCTGCGAGGCCCGCGATTACATTGCGCCCGCCACTGCATGCGTGGTCCATCACAAACTTGGGCTGCGGAAAAGCTGCGGCGCCGTGGACTACGAACTGGGCTGCTCCGGTTACGTGTACGGCCTCTCCGTCGCCAAGGGCTATATCGCTGCCGGAATTGCCGACCGCGTGCTGCTGCTCACAGGCGACGAAGTGACGCGCTATGTCAACAAGCAGGACAAGGCGATCCGCACCATTTTCGGCGACGGCCACACGGCGACGCTCCTGGAAGTCAGCGAGCGCGACCGCGTCACCGGCTTCGACCTCGGGACCGATGGCTCGGGGCTTCGTGATATCATCATCGAAGCGGGGGAGACGGCGCTGCCCTGTTCGGAAAGCACGGCTGCAGAGCGAGTGAACCGTTTCGGCAACGTGCACAGCCAGGAGAATTTGTTCATGGACGGCCGCAAGGTACTCGAGTTTTCCTTGAGAGAAGTCCCCGGTTCGGTGCAGCGCTGCCTGGAACGCGCCGGTGTCAGAAAAGAGGCTCTTGACCTGGTCGTTTTTCATCAGGCGTCACGGCTTCTGCTGGAGCAAGTGCGAGATGAAATGCGATTCCCCGAGGACAAGTTCGTGATCAGCCTTGAAGACAAAGGCAACACGGTCTCTTCGACGATCCCGATCGCGCTGGGGGAATGCGCGGAACAGGGGCGGCTGAAAGCGGGCATGAAGGTCCTGTTGTCCGGCTTCGGCGTTGGCCTGTCGTGGGGAACGGTGCTGGTGGAGTGGGGGGCGGACGACGGCGCAGAATAGCCGGCGAAAAATTGCCGAGGCCGCGCGGCCGCGCGGACTTCCTGCGTCTTATTTCGCGGCGGAGCGTTGCATGGCGTCGCCGCTCGTGACGAAAAGGCAGCGTCCTGGTTTTCTGGGACGGCTGCCTTTTTTGTTTTCGAGTCCGCAGCGCAGAACGAGAACGCCGAAACGACAGTGCCGGCCTAAGCAGCTTCTGTCGTATGCTTGAGAATTTGTGAAACTTTTCTGCTGGCGTTTAACTTCTCTTAGCCTTTTTTGTCTTGACGCTGAACCTTTTTTCCGTTATTCTTATTCGCATCGTGTCTATGTTGAAGTTTTTTAATAGCTTGTATTTATTGGTATTCAAGGGGTTATTCTTTTATGGAGGTGAAGGGAATGGTCTTTGACGGCATGGGCGGGGCTACGGCTCTCACGGCAATTGCGTTCGGCGTGGTGTTTCTCGTGCTCGCGGGACTGACCGGCGTGATTTACGCGATGCGTATCGTCAGCGCCGGCCGCAAGTAAAGGCTTGCCGAGGGCGTAAAACGGTTTAAAGCGGCTCGAGCCGCATCATCTTATGATTTTCCCAAGGAGGAAAAAATTATGAGCGTTGTTTCTGAAGCGTTTGCCCGCATTGTCGGCGAATCCGGCTTTGCGGGGCTGACGGGCGGCAACATTGTCATGCTGCTGGTGGCATTTGCCTTGCTGTACTTGGCCATCGGCCGCGGCTTCGAACCGCTGCTGCTGATTCCCATCGCGTTCGGCTGCCTTCTGGCCAACCTGCCTCTGTCGGGCATCACCTCCGGGCCCGTGCTCGACGCGCTGGGCAATGAAACGCAGGCCGGCGGATTCCTGTACTATATGTCCTTCGGCACGGTCAAGGAGATCTATCCCGTCATCATCTTCATGGGCATCGGCGCCATGACCGATTTTACTCCGCTTCTGGCCAACCCCATCACGTTCCTCCTCGGCGCCGCCGCCCAGCTGGGCGTTTTCATCGCGCTGTTCGGCGCTATGGTGCTGGGCTTCAGCGTGCAGGAAGCCGCTTCGATCGCCATCATCGGCGGCGCCGACGGGCCGACCAGCATCTACCTGTGCTCGAAACTGGCGCCTCAGATTCTCGGCGCTGTCGCCGTCGCTTCGTACAGCTACATGTC
The nucleotide sequence above comes from Pyramidobacter porci. Encoded proteins:
- a CDS encoding chromate transporter, with protein sequence MESQIEEQAEEKKLGLFSIFMMIFKISAFTLGGGAVLIGLIQEAVNRTGVVPEEKTADMLALSLAAPGAMGISMSYQAGLALGGPAGAAAAVFGMALPPFIAILVLSSWLLAHMGSGYISAFFSGATAGLVVVLGAIVWKLGKKNALVSVKDTAICLLVAAAVLIFKVSAVWGLIGGTIVALIVNLLLEKEGKKA
- a CDS encoding 3-oxoacyl-ACP synthase III family protein yields the protein MNRGMSIRGISWCLPERFETNEDLVREFGTWTPEKIYKKTGIVRRHIADTDKPVSHYLALAGEKFFAEHPAVSRDSIDMLVVCCEARDYIAPATACVVHHKLGLRKSCGAVDYELGCSGYVYGLSVAKGYIAAGIADRVLLLTGDEVTRYVNKQDKAIRTIFGDGHTATLLEVSERDRVTGFDLGTDGSGLRDIIIEAGETALPCSESTAAERVNRFGNVHSQENLFMDGRKVLEFSLREVPGSVQRCLERAGVRKEALDLVVFHQASRLLLEQVRDEMRFPEDKFVISLEDKGNTVSSTIPIALGECAEQGRLKAGMKVLLSGFGVGLSWGTVLVEWGADDGAE